TGAGATTACTAAAGTAGTCTTATTACCCAATATACCCCTGACTAATACAACAAAGATACAACCTTTTAAGTCATACATTTAGCGTTGAAACTGATTTATCAGTGAACCGTGTCTGAGAGTGCACAGGAAGTGTACATGCGATTTGACTGTGAACCCTGTGTCTGGTCCCTCAGGTCAGTCAGCCCAGGCCCCCTCCCAGAGAAGTGGCTCTGGTGCAGCCGCCAGCAGATCCGCCAACGGGCGTGGCGCCCCAAGACCGGACCCCGCCGCCCCCCAGCACGGCCCCGAAACGGACGGCAACCCGGCCCAGAAACTCAAgtacagaacccccccccccatttcactcgcaggaaaaaaataaaacgactTTGTTCTCCTTTCCTGTCCGCGTGGATGAAACTGCCACGTGAACCtttcctttaaccctttaagctgtgaggtcacaaatatgtaattagaatgttcttaattgaacagtcactactggtgactgaaagcagtggagttctagaacactgacttccaAAGCATTCCAAAAGACCTTCTCTTCAAAGGCTTAAGCAGTGTGCTAAACGTGGATTGTGATTGTCCTGTAGGAAGCTGAAGGAGGTTCATAAGAGGCTGAACGAGCTGAGGGAGCTGGTGCATTACTACGAGCAGACCTCCGACATGATGGTGGACACGGTCAACGAGAACGTCAAGGACGAGGAGACCGAGGACGACTCCATCTTCGAGCCCATGTTTGACTCCGAGCAGGAGAATCTGGAACCCGTCACAAATATAAGGTCAGTCCCTATAAAAACGCACGAGTACCGACGGGCAAGAGAAGTGAACTTGGCATCGCTGAAGGCAGTTTCCCAGAAAGACCTTGTGCAATCTGAGAAGCATCGGTGCTTTGAAATGGCtttgtgttcctctgtgtgtgcgcgtgcagcTAGCGTACGGCTAACACGTGCTGCACACAtggctgagtgagtgtgggAGGGCCTGGGATCAGAATGTGCACATGCCCAGCCCTGCGTTTGTTCTGCATCATAAAAGACCATTTTTCACCGTTCTGTCACCCCGCGccataagcatttttttttcttcccttcccAGAAACCCGCAGCGTCCGGGAAACTGGACGGACATGAACAGTCTGACCGGCGCCCACGGCAACGGTAACCAAGACGGGCGGCTGAACACCAACCGCGAGATTAACAACCGCTCGGCAGCCAACCTCAGGAGCTTCAATATCCCGTCCGCCATAGGTACCCCTGTCTGTGGACACTGTGCACACGCGTATATATCACATTAGACTGGATGATTTATTCTAATGCTTTGACTGTTCATTGCTTAAATGTTGAGCGGAGATGATGTACCATAAAAAGTTAGTGCGTTTGCGACTGAATTTAGGGTTTAGCACTCTTGGTCCATAAAAGGGGAAGTATTTTCCACAGCAAGCATAACGTTCAGGGACGATGCACACAGAATATAGTAATAGGACACAGGCATCTTAGTAACATACAGTGAAGAGGTCATAAAACCCTGGTGATATAAAACCCTTATATTGTCATTAGTGACCtctgctgcagtgtttgttAAGGAACCGTATTTCAGACGGTAGGAATGAACGCTTAGATGAGTCAGTTGACCGCAGTGGCGGGGATTTTGACACTTTGACACAGAGCGGCGGTACGACCGGGGGGGCCGCTCccgcgggggggcggaggccgAGAGCAGCGAGGAGGAGGGAGCGGAGAGCGAGGAGCGCCCCCGGGGGCAGAGGaggcccggggggggcgggagtgggAGCTCCGGGGACAGCcggaggagcagcagggaggaggaCCCGGAGTTCCTGCAGAAGGTGGAGCGGCTGCGCTCCGCCAAGGAGAAGCTCCGccacctgcagcagctggtcGCCATGGTGCAGGTGAGCCGGGGTCGCGACCTCTGAGCGCGCACGGCGCCATTTACTGGCGCACGGTAATCTCAGTATAAAATGAGCACTAGGAAGGCTAACGTTAGCCATATTACTGAATGTAGGGGAGCTTGGTGGTTCACATATCCCATGGTTGTGTGCCCATGTAATGTGGTTTGTGAAAATGGATCGGTGGTGTAGCCAGCGGTGGCTTGTTGACGGTGAGGAATTATGGGTATTTTCAGAGTGATGACACGGACGAGACCACGGCTAACGCCTCCAGCGTTGCCGAGGATGAGGACGGTGTGAACCAGCGGCCCAACAACACGAGAGCCGCTGGCTCCAAACCGCAGAAAGACCTGGCTCTGACGGAAAAAGAAAGGTACAAAACAATGCTGGCAGAAAAGGCCATTAAAGGTTATGTGATGTGTTTGTTGAATGTGATACGTGtgctgtatgtgatgtgtgtcctgtatataatgtgtgtgttgtatgtgatatgtgtgtgttgtatataatgcatgtgctgtatgtattgtgtgtgctgtatataatgggtgttgtgtgttttgtatgtaatgtgtgtgctgtatataatgggtgtgctgtatgtgatgTGCTCGGTGTATATAatgggtgttgtgtgttttgtatgtaatGCATGTACTGGGGACGCTCTGTACAGAGAGAAGTTCTATGAATCCAagctgaagcagcagcagcaggagctgaagcACCTGCACGACGAGCGCCAGCGTCTGATGGACATCAAGGGCGAGATCCAGGACCTGCACTGGGCGTGCTCCGACCTGCAGGTACGTCCCCCTGATCTGTCCCCTGGCCCTGTCCCCCAGCGCGTCACCGCGTCTGAACCCCGGCTCCTCCTGTCCTTCCCAGAATCCCGCGCCCACGAGCCAGGCCCCCGCCGCCACGTCCACTCCCGCCGCCAACGCCCGCGGAGCCGCTCTGAACCGCACCGTGGAgcccaccgccaccgccgcccccgACAACCAGgtacgccccccacccccacccacccagtgCCACTCATGACCCTGCGGCGAGGCACGTCTCTaaacccaccctccctccccccccctcacagctGTGGGCCGAGATGCACAGGCACCAGATCCTGCGGGAGCACCTCAGGCAGAGAAGGAAGCACCTCGAGTCTCTGATGGAGGAGCACCAGAGGCGCAGCGTCCTGAGCGAACCCCCCCAGGAGGAGCACCAGAGATGCAGTGTCCTCAGCGACCCCCCCCAGGAGGAGCACCACAGACGCCACGTCCTGAGCGACCCCCCCATGGAGGAGCACCAGAGACGCAGCGTCCTCAACGAACCCCCCCAGGAAGGCCCAGGGCCCACACAGCAGGCCCCCCAGCGCCCTGCCACCGATGAGAGGTCGGCCCCTGAGTCATTACCAATGCCTAATCGCACCTTACACCAGGACACTGGTCTCCGATGACAACAAGGGCTTCGGTTTCCTTTGATTGACCTCTCGGGTTGTCTCGGTCATGGGTTGTAGTTCTGCTGCGCTCTCTATCTCATAGAAGCCAGTGATCAACATTCACTTTGCATTTGGAAGACGAGTGGATGTGCATGCGCTTTATTTCATTGTATACGGGGCTGTGCACTTGCCCTTTAAATGATCATATTTCCTGAAAATGGACACTAAGACCTTCACCATAATATCACTGTTAAATTTAATATGCCTGGAGGCCTCCTGAAACATTTGGGTTTGGGTGAAAAGTATGCCGAGGACGTCACAATAATGTTGCGGAAAATTTAATGTTCCTTACCTTTAATAAGCTGGCTATTCttattgaaagcaaaataaGTTAATACACTGATGGAATGATTATtagatttaaaattttattaattgtttaatgaaaaagaaGTACTCCTGTACTGTGATGTACACAAAACAATCACTAACTAGTCCCTGCTCCTCATAAAATGCTGTTGTACAGCGAGAAATTATGACGCCCAAAAACTAACTGCTGATaggttagtgtgtgtatgacgGACAGCCTTTGAAATGCTCCTATAGGATGATGGCTGCATGGGGCGGGTCCTCACCGGGTATGCTTGATGAGTATGAAGATGACGTCATGATGGGGGTGGAGCCTgggctggaggaagaggaggaagcggACTCGAGCTCCAGTGAAGAACTTCCTTCGTACTCCAGCCGGAAGCGCAGGTCTCTCAGTACGAGGAAATCACAAGACCGGTATGTGTCTACCACACCTTCACCTAGTCATACACCACTACCACACCTTCACTTACAGGGGAATTTGTATTCTGCTACCACACATTCACTTTCAGGAGAACTCAACCGAAAAGTCCTCATTTTATACCGTATGCTCCGTCTTACTCTCAGAATAATtggtattttatatttcaaaaccGGCAAATCTGTCATCTGTctgaaaaacttatttttcatttgggtgaatgaattggaattggaattCAGAAGTGTAACGAGAACTCGTTTAtagctttctttgtttttcataagACACCATCACAGTGTTAAAGACCTGAAATGCAGCCTCCACTAGGTTTCCCCAATGCATGCATTCTCTGCTGGCTTTATACCTGACTTAATCCCTGGATGACATCATTGTTTAGGGTGGGGCTCTGTACACTTTCtttgtattatgtattatgtattatgtggCACCATAGAAATGAGGTGGACGCATTCCTCTTCTAGGCAAGGATCAACACGCTAATCCGTGATTCTATGGTTGCGTTTGCGCATTAAGTTTGTGCTGTTCTCGTTGGAAGAGCAGTCACGGGTGCTGTACAGTACGTACGAGCGAACGGTGTTTCCGCTGACCCCCCCAGGTCCCTGCAGACCTCGAACCCGCGCTCGGCGAGCAGGAGCGACCGGCCCTCCCCCAGGTCCCAGCAGGAGCAGCGGAGCATGAGCAGGAGCATGAGCAGGAGGCGCCAGGAGAACCCGCGCTGGGCCTCGGAGCTCTCCTTCCTGGAGGAGAAACAGCACTGGCAGGAGCAGATCGCGCGGCTGCAGAAGCAGCTGGACTTCAGCACCTCCGTGTGCCAGACGCTCATGCAGGACCAGCAGGTGCACTCCCCTACAGAGCAGAATTTAGaagaaactaaataaacaatCTATAAATATTCCATTTACCTTAAGAAATAAAGTCACAGAAATTTCATTTGGAGATTCCTGAATTACCAGTTATTAATATACTTGTTTCAagttaaacataatttttgttaCTAGTTTTCTTAGAAACTCATCATGTactactgaataaaaatgtgtctgtttaaTGCTTAAATGCCCACGCCCCAGCTGAACATGAGTTGTGCATCTTGAATTCTTGCAGCGTAGAATGTGTTTGAGCCTTCAGGCCTGAGTGTGCTTCTGAAAGGCCGTCTCTTTGCTTTTGATTTACTCTATGTACAGTAATGTCATTGGGGTTTTGAGTGTGTAAATAAGGGAGAGGCTAAATTCTCTCAGGCACTGTCCTGTTTCTGAACAgagtctctgtttctctctcagacacactgtcCTGTTTCTGAACGGCtgtctccgtttctctctcagacacactgtcCTGTTTCTGAACggctgtctctgtttctctctcaggcgCTGTCCTACATCCTCCCCTCGCTGATGACCGCCCCCTACAGTATGTTGCCGGGCAACGTCGGGTCTCCGCAGGTGCACGTCGTTATGCACCAGCTCAACCAGTGCTACGCGCAGTTGGCATGGCAACAGAGCAACGTTCAGAGGTGAAACGCCTTTTACGGGCTCCCGAAGGGCACCGTGGGTATTATACGGGTTTTTACGACCGGATGCTTATGTATTATAATATTTCCATCTTTGGCACAAATCAGATCTGCTCGGTACGAGGGGATAAAGTAACGGCGCGTGTTATTTACAGATTGAAACAGGTGCTGAACGATctgcagcggcagcagcagcagcaatcaCAGCCGGCGGAGCAAAGCACAAATCAGGAGCCCAGCCCCGCCTTCTCCCCcctcgcttccccccccccattaaataCCATCAACCTGCCGGGGCTCGGAAACTGCTCCTATCTGTCTCCTGGTATGTACCTCTGAGGAAGCGCTGCTTCAGTGTGAGAAAAGACTCAGCGACGATTCCAAAAAGTAGAGGGGacgggaaaaaaatgtatagaatACATCCATAAAATATCCACCCTTACCATTTTTTAGGATTTGTAAAgattacatatttattcttaCTATTACTGAAAAATGCTGAGTGCTGATGTCTTTGGAATTTTGTTACAGAATTATTTAATTCCATCTGTACATCTGTTTTTAACCCAAGGTAGAACACAGTCCATTTctatttaaccctttaatgtgcaaggtcacaaatatgtgattagaatgttcttaagctgaacattctgatgatgatgtcacagtcactaccggtaactgaaagcagtggagttgtAGAACgctgatttagaattttgaagaagcATTCCAAACGAgctgctcttcagagggttGGAACGGTAGCCTGCGTGCTTGTGAATTGACTGGTTCAGAGTGATGCTGCAGTTCCTGTGTGAGATGTTCCTGGCTGTGGCTGAGCCTGGTTGGCTCTGTCTCTAAACTGgcacatccctctctcctcagggTTCAGTTACAGCCCCCTGTTCCCCCCGGGCGTGGGGGAGTTCTACCAGAACCTCGGGGCCCAGGACAGCGGCTCGCCACGGCCGGGCGATCCCGGCGGCTCCGCCTCCGCCACGCCCGAGGGCGTCGGCTTCCCGCAGCCTTTCGAGAGCTGGTCCGCCGGCGGGGACAAGCGGTGCGAACCAcgtctgcacgcgctcagtaatGCGCACGTTACACCGCGTCAGTGCTAGCGCTGCTCGCTAGTACCCACACTGGCCAGATGCCCAAAGCGCCTGCGTTCCCATGGCCCCTGTGCTTCTCAGTTAAACAAGCGAAACGCTCGGTAGCGTCGCGCtaatgattgatttatttagttGGTTTTCTGGGCGCAGAGCACCTGCTCACCACCCCGAAGAACATCGATGCCTTTATTTCCCTCCTCTATAGACGGCGCTCGGTGCGTCTTCACACATTTAGGCCTCCGTTTCAGCTCTTTCCGTAATGAAAATGTCTCCGGCTTTGTGGCGCTGTGCGGATCTCCATCTGTTGCCGGTCTGTCCCCTCGGTGAATGTACTGCTGCGTCAGACTGCGCGGTGTTCAGGCTGCGGCAGGGCCACAGGGAGACATTCACAGCCAAGCTGTTCTGTCTGGCTGCGGTGTTAATCAAAATGTCACCGGCTCAGTTGAGTGCTTCTGTTCAGAACTCCTCGGGCTTTTCTCTGAAGAGTTACGCAGCGCAGCCTGTGACTAACATTAGCATTTTCATCTCATCTGAGAACttcaaacaaacttttttttccggAAAATTCTTAAGCATTTCGTAATTACTGGCAGGGAATGTGCTGAGCTCGGCTGTGCCAGGTCAGTTTCCTTTAAGAAAGATGACTTGTAAATGTGTGGTGTGTCCAACCAAAACACTTAGGCGATTGTGTACCCCCTGTATCCGTCCATAAACTGTAAAtgcacaggtcagaggtcagcgtGAAGGAGACTGGGAGAGTAAATGACTTCCTGTTTGACAGGAACAGGACGAAGACCGAAGGTGGTGGCTGTGCGGACCGCGCCGACGGCAGAGCGGGCACCGACCCGGCGCCCCCTGGCATGGCGGGCACCGGCGGGCAGACCCAGAGACCCGGCGCCCGGCCGCAGCCTCCCAGGGTCCTCGGCGGCAGACGGGTGGAGGAGGGGACGCTGGGGGGTGTGCCGGACCCCTCGGACCCTGCCACCGTCGCCAAAACCTTCAGGTCGAAGAAGGCCTCAGCACAGGCCCTGCTCGCCTCCAAAGACAAAACCTCCAAGGTCCTGAACAGGAAGAGGCGGGGCAAGGCCCTCGGCAGGAAGccaggtgtgtgatgtcatgtgccCTGACCTGGGGTGTCTAATCTTATtggaaaagggccagtgtgggtgcaggtttttattttagccccACACTaagacacccgattctactaattaactGGTCATGGTCTCCAATCAGGACCTtggtaagtagaatcaggtgtgttagtgctgggctgtaacaaacacctgcaccctCACTGGCCTTTTCCAGATaggattggacacccctgctacCAACCATTTGACTTCCACCTTCCAGTCAGATTTGTCTTTGACGAGACCAGTTGGCCAAAGTTTTACCAAAGTAGCAGTACAgtttaaagggttaatgagaGACATCAAAGGATGGTGAGGATGGCTGGAACACAGACAGATCTCTAACCTAGCGATACTCTGCAGAGTGCTCACCTGGCCTCTCTGACTGTAATGGACTGTTACTCTTTGCTCTGTGAAACGGAGCAGCTGAGGACTGTTCTCCAGGGTCCCTGTCGCTCGGCGATGGTAGTTACGGTTACGGTGTGCTGTTCCAGGTGTGGTAAGCGGCAGTGTGTCCAGTGCCAGTGACTACAGCAGGGGGAAGGGTCCTCAGAGCAGGGAGACGGAGCGTCCGGAGAGCATCCTGGACAAGCTCACAAAGGAGAAGCTGGGCAGCAAACCCACGGCCCAGAAGAGCAAGGAGCTCTCGTCCGGTGAGCTGCCAGGGCACGCGCTCCGCTCTGATAGGACGATCACGTGTAGGATTTAAAGAGCACAATTTCTTTTCCCTCACAAAACAGTCAAGTAGTCAAAAAAGAGGTCTGGGTTCTCTTCCAAATATATCAGTCACATTCTGTGTAGTCCATGGTGTTCACTTAGTCCTGCTGTAACTGGCCCTGACTTTTTCCCTGACTAATGTCCTAAAGCAAAGCAGTCTAAAAAACAGCAGATTAGCAGTCTCTGCTGTCATCTCTGTCCAGCGATTTAGGGAAATAGCAGCAGAACTGATGAAGGAAATTCCACAGAGTTTAGATGTTTAGACAAACATATCGAACTGTTGCAGGTCTTCTCggagaacagcagagggcagtgtcACACATCACATGCACTTTTTCCTTTGACATTTCTTTTCTGCTCTTTGTTTTATTAACCGTCTACAGAAAAGGATGTTTTCTGATGTTATGATGTTTATTCTCACCCCCCGCCTGCGTTTCTCTAATCCGTGTGCCCCTTCCTGTTTGTCCTGCTCCGTACAGCGTATGCTTGGAGGACCCCTTTCCTCTCTAACCGAATTGCATGCACTGAAGTTCAAGGTAAAATCTCCCCCCGCATGTTAACGTGCTGTTCGGTATGGCCGTCCGGTCATCCTCGCACCCTTTTTGCATCATTAGATTACTAATTCATTCTTTTATCTTTTCGGTTGGCGGGCGTCCAGGTAACGCAACGCTTGCCTCGTTGAGAAACCAAATGAGCTCGAGTGCCGCGTGGCAGAATGGATGCGTTAGCATTTTACTTGCATCCGCGTCTATCGATTGGCCGCTTGTGGCGTGAATCACAATGGATGCTTCGCACGCTCCCTGAAAGTCAAATTAGAAAGATGAAAGGTTTTGAAGAATTTGCATGACTTTGAAAGCGGTGGTTTATAGTGcggatattttttttgtttaagtgaTGCAACACTTTTGATATACCCTACTGTACAGTTCTGATGgttatttaaatttaagtaaATTAGCCTTTGAAATAAGTAGATATGTCCTTGAGTTGGTGGTATAGGTCAGTGTGAGGATCCTTGATGAATGAGATTGCAGTTTTTAGTTTGGAGTTGGGAACGAGCCAAAAAGCAAGACATTgactatttgtttgtttatcacaTCCCGATTCCAGGATAATTGGTATTCTATCTGAACTGGTGCCCCACGTACAAAGTGAGGTTTAGTTCTTTCAGACTGCAAAGATTGGTAGCATTTTAAGAAGTCAAAAGTTGTGTACCACTGTTGGGAACATTTTCGTTTGTGGCTGCATTCAGTTTCAAAATGCGCCCTCTGCAGGCACCTGAGGGAATAgcacacattttccattatCTTCTGTTTTATCCCAATGGCTGCTATTGTTACGGATGTGTACAACAGGGCTGTCATCGAGGGGGGTGACAACTGGAGGctttgacaccccccccccccgatgacAGGTGGGATCGGGGCAGGGGTAGCAATGATCTGTGAGCTTGTGGGAAATATTATTCTCCCAGGTGTTGAgaatataacacattttttgtttcacagaCACCAGCAGTGATTTTTCCCTGTTCGAGGCTCTGCGGGAGACCATTTATTCAGAAGTGGCTTCTCTGATCTCCCAAAACGAGTCCCGGCCCCATTTCCTCATCGAGCTCTTCCACGAGCTGCAGCTGCTCAACACGGACTACCTGCGTCAGAGAGCGCTTTTTGCCTTACAGGTGACTGCCTTAAATCCTGCACGTGCATGTTTAATGGGTCTGTGCGGTGTTTTTGTGGTACCTGTAGGACATAGAGAGCAGGCACTTGCATATTTAATGGATGTGGTGTTTTTGTGTACTATGTAGGACATAATGAGCAGACACTTGCATGTTTAATGGGCCtgtgtggtgtttttgtgtAACCTGTAGGACATAGTGAGTAGGAACTTGCATATTTAATGGATGTGGTGTTTCTGTGCACCCTGTAGGACATAGTGAGCAGGCACTTGTATGTTTAACGGGCCTGTGTGGTGTTTCTGTGCACCCTGTAGGACATAGTGAGCAGGCACTTGACTGAGAAGGACGTGGGGGAGGAGGCGGCTGCGTCTCTAAGCTCTCCTGTCTGGGCTGCCTCCAATTCTGACCTCACGCCCAGCGAGAGCCTGGCCACCAGCGACGGTGTAAGACTGCGCAGCGATTTCAGAATCATCCATAGGAATTACACCACACTGTCTGTGGATGTATCTGTATTAAGTCCTGAATATGTAAACCTGAACACATATGAGTATCTCTGGGGGGTGTGTACATTCATTGTTATTATCATATGCTCTCAGGGGAGTTCTGCATAATGAAAactgttaaatgtttaattgcatacattacattactattTATTAGGGACATATCCTTATCTATTTTATACTCTACACACTGCTCTGAGTTTGCACTGGGGTCACAAAGCTCATGTACAGTGTCATAGGCGGCAGAAGCCCTTGGTCATGAATGATTGAGCCCTGTATGCCAGAATCTGCTGTAATAAACACATTACTGACGGCCCCAGGATTGTACACAACAGTTCTGATGTGTTTTCGGTGGGATCGTAGCCGTTGACCGTGTCCACCCTTCGACCTCAGGACGTCTCTGAGAAGAACGTGGCGAAGGCCCTCTACGCCAGCCGGAGCCTGAACGATGGCGTCGGCTCGCTGGACAACGAGAGCACCCTGTCCACCTCGTCCATCCTGGACCCGTTCGCCAGCGACGACCTGGGTGAGTGAGAGCCGCCGcggtcgccgccgccgccgccgtcacCGCCGCGGTCGCCGGGGTAACGGCGCCTGACGCTCGCTCTCTCCGGTGCAGGGAACACGGTGATTCACTTAGATAAAGCGCTGGCTAGGATCAGGGAGTACGAGCGCATGAAGCTTAGCGagaacgccgccgccgccgccgatcccgcctcctcctcctcctccgctgccGCCGCGGCCGACCCcagtgccgccgccgccgccgccctgccGCCAGGTAACCGCTCCACTAACGCTTGGGCGCTTCCTCCTGCTGGGCTCGCCACGCTGTGCTTTTAGGGGACCGTGTTTCTCTCGCCCGTACACGCtcccacacacgcgcgcgctaaccgctaaccgggCCGTTCGCCTCCCCAGGCCCCTCCGAAGGCCAGAACATCCTCGGCCAGATGTTCTCCGGGGTGCGCTGCCCGCAGATCGACACGCAGCAGCTGGACCGGCAGATCAAGGCCATCATGTCCGAGGTCCTGCCCTTCTTACAGGTCAGAAGAACAGAAATGTGTTATACTGGTTTGTGTCGGTTGAAAATACATGATTCACCGTGATCTTTTTAATTCTGAATAGTCATTGAAGCTAGTTAAATATATATAGCTATGACatagaaaagcaaaacaatatttaaatctttttttaaattaatagatAAAATACATGTTTCTTGTTTACTGACTAGATCGATATCATGCACTCTCATGCCTTGCTCTGTGAgtactgctaatgctaactgaCTGGACAAGCTCACTAATTTTTACATTGCGTTTTGAATGGTCAGTGTCTCCTGGAGAGTGAGCGAGTAGAGTCTAAACTCCACTGTATGAGAGAGAGCGCGTGCGGTTGTGTGTGGTAACGCTGGCCGTGCGTGTCGTTTGTTCAGGAGCACATGGACGACGTGTGCTCCACGCAGCTCCTCACCTCCATCCGGCGCATGGTGATGACCCTGACGCAGCAGAACGACGAGAGCAAGGAGTTCGTCCGCTTCTTCCACAAGCAGCTGGGCAGCATTCTGCAGGTCCGTGCCCCCCGAGTCCT
The nucleotide sequence above comes from Anguilla rostrata isolate EN2019 chromosome 7, ASM1855537v3, whole genome shotgun sequence. Encoded proteins:
- the LOC135260011 gene encoding pericentriolar material 1 protein-like isoform X5 encodes the protein MATGGPPFDCADEQELPNWTVGNGSLEDRLNNMDWDVPQKKANRSSEKNKKKFSTVVESRLTNDISPESTPGAGRRRARTPHSYPQTKYTSQMSVPEQAELDRLKQRINFTDLDERSIGSDSQGRVTAANNQRQVSENKKAFNFLPLHVNTNKSRELAAAAGGEDSKKQGAGRDIFSGVPRKDALHGEWASLFEDGTGEPGIDSSQVVSRLVQIREYISMACCMRDDLVEKNDIPANVEHLTQLIDHLKEQEKSCLKFLQKLLARENDEDDIRTIDSAVGSGSVAESTSLNIEVHSGASDTTEVSRTARYRPRIEDNLGKSATPEQGTLYGVTAAAALGAEGAWPDRNVSQRLAKGRDPHGEAREELENLRKQHDLLKRMLQQQEQLRALQGRQAALLAMQQKAEQAIAVMDDTVVTETTGSVSGISITSELNEELNDLIQRFHNQLHDSQTKAVPDNRRQAQSLSLTREVSSSRNPPGGDPASLPCAQLTKLQELQDKKQTVDKILAELRMLRDHALYKHPCQSAQAPSQRSGSGAAASRSANGRGAPRPDPAAPQHGPETDGNPAQKLKKLKEVHKRLNELRELVHYYEQTSDMMVDTVNENVKDEETEDDSIFEPMFDSEQENLEPVTNIRNPQRPGNWTDMNSLTGAHGNGNQDGRLNTNREINNRSAANLRSFNIPSAIERRYDRGGRSRGGAEAESSEEEGAESEERPRGQRRPGGGGSGSSGDSRRSSREEDPEFLQKVERLRSAKEKLRHLQQLVAMVQSDDTDETTANASSVAEDEDGVNQRPNNTRAAGSKPQKDLALTEKEREKFYESKLKQQQQELKHLHDERQRLMDIKGEIQDLHWACSDLQNPAPTSQAPAATSTPAANARGAALNRTVEPTATAAPDNQLWAEMHRHQILREHLRQRRKHLESLMEEHQRRSVLSEPPQEEHQRCSVLSDPPQEEHHRRHVLSDPPMEEHQRRSVLNEPPQEGPGPTQQAPQRPATDERMMAAWGGSSPGMLDEYEDDVMMGVEPGLEEEEEADSSSSEELPSYSSRKRRSLSTRKSQDRSLQTSNPRSASRSDRPSPRSQQEQRSMSRSMSRRRQENPRWASELSFLEEKQHWQEQIARLQKQLDFSTSVCQTLMQDQQALSYILPSLMTAPYSMLPGNVGSPQVHVVMHQLNQCYAQLAWQQSNVQRLKQVLNDLQRQQQQQSQPAEQSTNQEPSPAFSPLASPPPLNTINLPGLGNCSYLSPGFSYSPLFPPGVGEFYQNLGAQDSGSPRPGDPGGSASATPEGVGFPQPFESWSAGGDKRNRTKTEGGGCADRADGRAGTDPAPPGMAGTGGQTQRPGARPQPPRVLGGRRVEEGTLGGVPDPSDPATVAKTFRSKKASAQALLASKDKTSKVLNRKRRGKALGRKPGVVSGSVSSASDYSRGKGPQSRETERPESILDKLTKEKLGSKPTAQKSKELSSAYAWRTPFLSNRIACTEVQDTSSDFSLFEALRETIYSEVASLISQNESRPHFLIELFHELQLLNTDYLRQRALFALQDIVSRHLTEKDVGEEAAASLSSPVWAASNSDLTPSESLATSDGDVSEKNVAKALYASRSLNDGVGSLDNESTLSTSSILDPFASDDLGPSEGQNILGQMFSGVRCPQIDTQQLDRQIKAIMSEVLPFLQEHMDDVCSTQLLTSIRRMVMTLTQQNDESKEFVRFFHKQLGSILQESLSRFCGRPLRECGEDLLVAISETLFNELAFFRLMQDLDGPRRRFRKRANAMIIKNPPEAWEKKLREAQPFSAGFHDEDKDRDDTEKGNVANAPKTQDGPSGDASEREEEDEEDDDSEGLPLSIHLSKAETQPLTNYGSGEDENEDEELEEFEAGPVDVQTSMQASSEPAGQQEQKRNGAQADARRDAELGDGSAGCSDVTGGGAESAEEERGGRSERGGPALTASAPVPEATPTSSPNTDSPVMINEDVDDTENLTSKSDEDDFVKVEDLPLQLAVLSEEELKRTAEEQQPNRVSPGEPGDLLGNTQTVKEPETVGAQSA